The Deinococcus hopiensis KR-140 genome has a window encoding:
- the hpaD gene encoding 3,4-dihydroxyphenylacetate 2,3-dioxygenase — MTAPARPDVIRIAQTIFTVTDLEASRDFYVNLLGLNVLHEESGALYLRGVEDREWTLKLEQSAEAGVRHLGYRVRSDADLDALVVLAEREGLPYRWEEELDRPRILRMQDPFGVPVAFYRESKTHKWHLQDYHLHRGPGLQRVDHVNVMTPDVEAMMNWYGSELGFRTSELTEDEQGRIWAAWVQRRGGVHDLAMTNGAGPRLHHWAYWMPDALSIIRTCDILAGARQPERIERGPGRHGISNAFFLYIRDPDGHRIELYTSDYITVDPDFETIRWQRDDPRRQTLWGAKTPRSWFEEGSRLEAFGGGWVEPVEGELKGIPVHVI; from the coding sequence ATGACCGCCCCCGCTCGCCCCGATGTAATTCGCATTGCGCAGACCATCTTTACCGTGACGGACCTCGAAGCTTCCCGCGACTTTTACGTGAACCTGCTGGGCCTCAACGTGCTGCATGAGGAAAGCGGAGCGCTGTACCTGCGCGGCGTGGAAGACCGCGAATGGACGCTGAAGCTGGAGCAAAGCGCGGAAGCGGGCGTACGCCACCTGGGGTACAGGGTGCGGAGTGATGCCGACCTCGACGCCCTGGTGGTATTAGCCGAGCGCGAGGGTCTCCCCTACCGCTGGGAGGAGGAGCTGGACCGCCCCCGAATTCTGCGGATGCAGGACCCCTTCGGCGTACCTGTGGCGTTCTACCGCGAGAGCAAGACGCACAAGTGGCACCTGCAGGACTACCACTTGCACCGGGGGCCAGGCTTGCAGCGCGTAGATCACGTGAACGTGATGACGCCCGATGTGGAAGCCATGATGAACTGGTACGGCTCTGAACTGGGCTTCCGCACCTCTGAACTCACCGAGGACGAGCAGGGCCGCATCTGGGCTGCCTGGGTGCAGCGCCGGGGCGGCGTCCACGACCTCGCCATGACGAACGGCGCAGGCCCAAGACTGCACCACTGGGCCTACTGGATGCCCGACGCCCTGAGCATCATCCGTACCTGTGACATCCTCGCGGGCGCACGCCAGCCCGAGCGCATCGAGCGTGGCCCCGGGCGACACGGCATCTCCAACGCCTTCTTTCTGTATATCCGTGACCCTGACGGCCACCGCATCGAGTTGTACACCTCCGATTACATCACCGTGGACCCCGATTTCGAGACGATCCGCTGGCAGCGCGACGATCCCCGGCGGCAGACGCTCTGGGGCGCGAAAACACCACGCAGCTGGTTCGAGGAAGGTTCGCGCCTGGAAGCCTTCGGCGGTGGCTGGGTGGAGCCGGTCGAGGGGGAACTGAAGGGGATTCCGGTCCATGTCATCTGA
- the hpaH gene encoding 2-oxo-hept-4-ene-1,7-dioate hydratase yields MSSEPSAVGRSPAAGRVIPEEALSGLATELEGAEVSGVQLLPFSERFSNMTIADAYAVQRAWVAQKVKGGRQVVGHKIGLTSRAMQMASQITEPDYGALLDDMFFEPNGDLPLSRFVAPKVEVELAFLLKADLQGPNVTVFDVLRATEYVTPAAEIIDARIQRVSKETGKPRRVTDTISDNAANAGVIVGGRAVRPDDLDLRWAAALCIRNGVIEETGVAAGVLGHPAAGIAWLANRLAPHGEGLRAGEFVMAGSFTRPVDIASGDVFTFDYGPLGTFSCRFTGDARGHN; encoded by the coding sequence ATGTCATCTGAGCCATCGGCCGTTGGCCGTTCGCCAGCAGCAGGGAGGGTCATTCCCGAGGAAGCCCTTTCTGGCCTTGCCACGGAACTGGAAGGAGCGGAGGTGAGCGGAGTGCAACTTCTCCCCTTCTCCGAACGCTTCTCCAACATGACGATTGCAGACGCCTACGCCGTGCAGCGGGCATGGGTGGCACAGAAGGTAAAGGGCGGGCGGCAGGTCGTAGGACACAAGATCGGGCTGACCTCGCGGGCGATGCAGATGGCCTCGCAGATCACTGAGCCGGATTACGGGGCACTACTGGACGACATGTTCTTCGAGCCGAACGGGGATCTTCCCCTGTCGCGCTTTGTGGCCCCGAAGGTAGAGGTGGAACTCGCCTTCCTCCTGAAAGCGGACCTGCAAGGCCCCAATGTCACCGTCTTCGATGTGCTGCGCGCTACCGAATACGTGACGCCCGCCGCTGAGATCATCGACGCCAGGATTCAGCGAGTGAGCAAAGAGACAGGCAAACCCCGCCGGGTGACGGATACTATCAGCGACAACGCCGCGAATGCGGGCGTAATTGTAGGTGGACGTGCCGTGCGCCCAGACGACCTGGACCTGCGATGGGCAGCGGCACTCTGCATCCGTAACGGCGTAATTGAGGAAACGGGCGTGGCAGCAGGCGTGCTGGGGCACCCGGCAGCCGGTATTGCCTGGCTCGCCAATCGTCTCGCTCCCCACGGGGAGGGACTAAGGGCTGGAGAATTCGTGATGGCTGGGTCGTTCACGCGCCCAGTGGACATCGCTTCGGGCGACGTCTTTACATTCGACTACGGCCCGCTGGGCACCTTCTCGTGCCGCTTTACAGGAGATGCGCGTGGACACAACTAA